A window of Pseudomonadota bacterium genomic DNA:
TATTAATTCCAATAACTGAACGTCAATCAACGTATAATCCTTCTCTCTGTTCGCAACCTGGATAAGCCCGATAACCTCTTCCTGAAAGAGAATCGGCATGGAAATATGTTTGGTGATAGTGATATGACCCTCAGGGGTGAGGGCAGAGCATTCATTTGTAAAGTTTGACTTTTTCTCTCTTATTGCGCGGGCCCAGGAGCTATCTCCCAATTTATCCCGATCAAATACATAAGTTTTATCCGGAATCTGACATTCATCCCAAATATGTCCGGACATTGAGGGGATTACTACTGCTCCACCCTCATTAATATATCCAACAACCCCGTATTTGCTTTCCATAATTTCCAGGACAACCCGCAGCACCTCACTGTACATCTCATCGTCTGAGATTGAAGTAAGAAAGATATTTGCAATTTTGTTTCTTATGTCTATTTCATCTTCCGACCGTTTATGCTCGGTGATGTCATCAATGGCATGAACTGCTCCGGTTAGATTGCCCTTTTCATCCAGTATTGGATCAAGCGTAGCCTGAAGCCAATGATCGTTTGTTTTTAGAACAATGCTTTTCCTCTGACGCTCTTTCATCATGGCTGGCAAAGGACATGCTGGTATCGGTTTGCTTGTGCCGTGTATCAAGTCCCAGCAATGGCTGCCGATAATTTCATCCTGAGTTTTATTGAGTAGCAGCTCTGTGGCTTTATTGCATTTAAGGATTCGACATTCCAGGTCCAGAATGAATACAGAACTGGAGATGGCATCAAAGGTATTTTGCCACTGCGAGGTCATTGAAACCGCCTTTGCCTCAACGTCCCTGAGCCTCAGAAGAGATTTTATCGTTGCAATGAGCACCAGCGGCTCAACCGGCTGAGCAAGATAGCCGTCGGCGCCGCCTTCGAGTCCCTTTACTGTTGCAATAGTGTCAGTATATGTTGCGGAAAGGTGCAGGACAGGGATAGTGATTAAGGAGTGATATTCCTTAATCCTCCTGCATACCTCAAAACCGTCTATATCAGGCAGATTGATGTCAAGGACAACCAGATCGGGCTGTTCCTCTTTGACCTTCTTCAGGGCCTCAGCACCGTTTTCCGCCTCAATGACGTTGAACCCGGCCATCGTCAGGACCCTCGTAGTGGCATAACGTCCTGCATCATAGTCATCCACATTTAAGATGAGCGGTCTTTTATTTTGCATCAACCGAATCTCCGCTGTTATCGACAGCTTTGCCTTTTTTTGTTTCTTCCCAATATTCAGGATAGAGATTTTTCATGCAGTCTTCGCAAATACAGTGGCTGAACCGTGTGTCTGTATATTTGTTGATATATTCCTCGATCTGATTCCAATAACCCTGATCATCGCGTATCTTTTTGCAATGCATGCAGATCGGGAGAAGGTCGCTGAGAGTCTTGACCTGCAGGAGCGCTTCCTTAAGCTGCTTGATCGTGCGATCGTGTTCCTCAACGGCCTTTTTAGCCTTTTCTTCAGCGCTCTTCATACGCAAGAGAGCATTGATGGTAGCAAGCAGCTCGTCGGACCCAACCGGTTGCACTAGGTACCCGTCAGCCCCGCTGTCAAGGCCAGTTACTCTTGATTTTGTATCAATAAATGTAGCTGAGAGATGCAGCACGGGAATGGTTGCTGTAACAGGGGATTCCTTGATTCTTTTGCAGACCTCAAGCCCGTTTATGTCCGGCAGGTTTATGTCAAGCACCACCAGGTCCGGCTTTTGGGCCGAGATTTCCAGAGCCTCGGCGCCTGTTGCCGCTTCCTTTACCTTAAAGCCTGCCTGCCTCAGTATGTGCGATATCGAATAGCGGCCGGCTTCATTGTCATCAACAACAAGAATTGTCCTGTCTTTTACGTTCATAAGCCCTCCTTCACTCTTTTTTCTCGGATATCCTTATGAGCGCCTCCCTAACCCGGGCGATAGCCTCCTCTCTGGACGAAGTTTTTTTCATGAGAATATCTGAGGTGTTTTTCTCAAGAATCGCTTTTTCTTCGCCGGTCAGAATCTTTGATGTATTGACTATAACAGGGATATCCATAGTTTCAGGGATAGACTTCAGGCGGTCGAGGGTCTCGAAACCGCTTAAGCCCGGCATTACAAGGTCAAGAAAGATAATGTCCGGCTGCTGCTCGCGTGCAAGGCGGATACCTTCTTCTCCGTTGGAAGCCTCGATCACCGTGTACTTTGTATTTGCGAGATGGCTTCTCAAAAGATAGCGCGCAACATCCTCATCATCAATAACCAGTATTTTTTCAAAGCCTGTCCGGGTTGAAAGCGATAAGAGCTTCTTCAGTAGCCAGTCGCGCTCCACCGGCTTGACGCAATAGTCGTCCGCGCCCAGGGCAACCCCCTTCTCTTTTTCATCAATCACCGATACAACGATAACAGGTATGTCAGAGGTATCGGGGTTCATCTTCAGCCTTTGAAGAAAATCCCAACCAACCTCTTTCTCAAGGAGAATGTCGAGGATGATCGCAAGGGGCTTTATTGACCCGAGCAGCTCTGTTGCCTGCTTTGAGGTTCTTGCCTGGACCACCTCGAAGCCACTGCCCCTGAGATAGGTCTCATAGACAAGCATGGTAGCGGGATTGTCTTCAAGCACGAGCACTTGCTTCCTGGTAACGTCAACCTCCACGACAGCCTTTTTCTCTTTTTCCGTCTTGTCTTTTTTTGAAAAATCGACAGGTATCTCAAAGGAGAATTTTGAGCCGCTTCCGGGCATGCTCTCGACAGACATGCTGCCGCCAAGGAACTCCGCGAGCTTTTTGGAGAGCGAGAGCCCAAGCCCGGTGCCTTTCACCTTTGCCTGCAGCTTTGTAGATACCTGCGTGTATTCCTCAAATATCCTTTCTATGTCTTCCGAAGCAATGCCGATACCGGTGTCCGCAACCGAAAAAAAGACCGTACCCCTGTCAGGGGCAAAATGGGCTGATATGCGCACCTCCCCGGTCTCGGTGAACTTAATGGCATTGGAGGTGAGGTTTCTAAGTATCTGCGAGAGCTTGCCCTCGTCGGAGTTCAGGAGCGGAATGCCCTCTGTCTCCTCAATCACCAGTGCCACGGGCGTGTTACCGAGCAGGGGCTTTATCATGCCCCTGAGCGCGCTGAACACCTGGGTAACCGTAAAGTCGGATATGTTCGGTGTGATCTTGCCTGCCTGTATCTTGGAGAGGTCAAGAAGATCGTTGATCAGGCTGGAAAGACTCTCGGAAGCAGTCTTTATGTAAAAGACCTGCCGCTCCTGCTCTTTTGTCAGGTCGCCGTCCGTCCGATCGATCAGCAGCCGCGAGAGCGAGAGTATGGAGTTAATCGGCGTGCGCAATTCATGGCTCATACCTGAGAAGAACTGGGTTCTAATCTCACTTTCAGAGCGGATACGGTTGCTCTTTTCGTCGATCTCGGCGTAAAGCGCGAGCACTCCCCGGTTTGTATCCTCAAGTTCCTGATTTACCCGCTCCAGCTCTTCCTGTTTCAGCTGGAGTTCATGGAGGGTTTGCACCAGCTCCTGGTTCTGTTGCTGTATCTCGACAAAGGGGTTCTCAGGTTCTTTACTTCTCAGCTTTTCAGCTATTTTTGAAACCATCTCCCCGGTGAGAGAAGGAATTTTTGCGGGAAGCGTCTTTATCAGGGTAACGACAGTGCCCTTTCCCGGTGCTGCTTCGATGAGAAAGTCGTCCATTAGACGCCGCGCGCCGAGTATGCCACGGCCCATGCCGGTTTGTGATTTGTACTTGCCGTCAAGGACCTCATTTAAATTCTCAATGCCGGGGCCGCGGTCGCTGATGCGTATGATAAAGGCCTGCGAGTCCCTGCTGCTTTTGATCTGAAATTCAGCCTCGCCGCCTGAGGCATACTGAAAGGCGTTTCGCACTATTTCCGATACGGCGCTGCTGATGCGGGCCTGAACGATCTTATCAAGCCCGAGCTGTTCAGCTATCTGCCGCGCCTTTTGGCGCGCAAGCACGATGTCCTGCTCATAACGGATCGCAACCTTCATGATAAGCATGTCCATGGGCTATTATCCTTCTTTAGATCATCAATCGACAATCATAAATCATCAATCTTATGGTCTTTTTTTAGCAACAAGCACCATGGCATCGTCTCTTCCGCGTCTGAAATCCTTATACACGATGCCTGCGATAAGGGCGGGGTGCCGGTTTTCTATGCCCGGATAGCGGTCGAGCGCTGAGATCGTTGCGATTCCGTCGGAATGCATGATAATAAGCGGTTGTCTGCTGTTTTCTGCCGGGGCAAAGGGGTATGCGAATTCCTGCATCTTTCTTGCCTCCCCGCCGGCGGTACCATTCATTGAGACCATGTTCCTGCTCTTTTCGGCTGTATGGAGAATCCCCGTTATATTGCCGATGCCTGAATATTTCAGCATATTTTTTGCGTGTGTTACTTCGGCAATCGCAACGGCAGCTCCCCGGGTGTGTTTGATACTGTTATGGATATATTCGAGCAGTTCCGTTGGCCCGAGGAAAGACTGCTCCCTGAAAACCTTTTCTGCGGCACGCGCAGCATCTGAGGCAAGAACCCCGTGGCCGAGCCCGTCAGCCGCCATAAGCACTGTTCTGCCGCTGCTCTCGGCAACTGCCCAGCCGTCTCCTGAAACCTGTTCACTGTTTATCGGGACGTTCACAACACCGATATCCATAAGAGGTGGTAACTGCTTTACCTTCTCCTGCTTTCTGATTAACCGGCTCAATACGGCAGTGCCTGCTGCCGGCGCTGAAATAATGTCAAAGATGGTCGAGAGTCGCTTGACTGCGCCAAGCCCGGTGCCGGGGCTGCCCGTTGTCGAATAGCCGTCCTGCATGCACTGGGCCATACCGGCAATGCCGGGGCCCTTGTCAAGGCCGAGGATATCAATCCAGAACTCGTCCCTGTATTGTACCGGACTGATCAGCACTTCTCCACACCCGGCGTGCTTTATGAGGTTCTTGGCGATCTCACTGACAATGATGGACACTGTCCCTGCCTCTGTCTCGCTGAGCCCGATAAAAGCGCTTATTTCAAAGGCCATGCGGCGGGCCTCTCCAACCTGGCTCATTTCCGTCACTTCCGTGCGAAACGTCTGATTGAAAACAGGTATAATCTTCATATCGTTCATATCTTCCATCTCACCAGGATAATTATAGTGCCTCTGCCGGGCACAGAGTCGATCGAAAATTCGTTCACGAGCCGCTTAGAACCACTGAGTCCCAGCCCGAGCCCGCAGGCAGACGTATAACCATCCTTCATTGCCAGGTCTATGTCGGCAATGCCGGGTCCATGGTCCTCGAAGATCAGCCTGAGCCCTGCTTTTCCGCCATCCGCCAGCTCCTCCAGGGTCAGGGTTCCGCCGCCGCCGTAGTCAATTGCATTCCTCGCGATCTCGCTCGCAGCAGTGACCATCTTGGTCTGGTCGATAAGGCTGAATTTCAGATCTACCAGCTTTTTGCGAACTGCCAGCCGGGCCCTGACAATATCCTCGCTTGCCGCCAGTTCAATTTTTTCATTCCCGGTTACGATCATGATCCTGTACCTTCTTGCCCGGCGGATATCATCTTACGCAAGATCCCGATACCCTGATCAACATTAAGTGCGGTCATAACCCCCTCAAGGGAAAGGCCGAGTTCGACCATGGTGATGGCTACAGAAGGCCGCATTCCCGTGATGACTGTATCAGCGTCAAGAATCCGGGATGTTGACGCGATGTTGCCGAGCATCCTGCCGATAAACGAATCGACCATGTCAACAGATGAAATATCGATGAGCACGCCTTTTGACCCGTTTTTTACGATGCTCTTGGTAAGATCGTCCTGAAGCGCCATGGCAAGGCGGTCGTACATGTCCACCTGTATGGTGACAAGGAGAAACTCCCCCATCCTTATTATTGGTATCCGTTCCATGTTATCTCCCTGTTGTCTTAAGCCTGCGGACGGGTTACAATAAATCCGGTCTTTTTCATCGCCAGGTTTATTGCATCAGCAAGGGACGCCTTGGTGATAACATCCCCGAAGGCAACGCCAAGGTGTACCATGGTCTGTGCGATCTGCGGCCTGATGCCCGAGACGATGCACTCCGCGCCCATGAGGCGGGCTGCGGCAACAGTCTTTAGAAGGTGCTGGGCAACGAGCGTGTCCACAGTGGGCACGCCGGTAATGTCGATGATCGCGATGCTGGAGCCTGTGTTGACGATTTCCTGTAGGAGCGTTTCCATGATCACCTGGGTGCGTGCGCTGTCTAGCGTTCCGATAAGCGGTATGGCGAGCACACCCTCCCATATCTTGACCACCGGGGTTGAAAGCTCGATCATTTCCATCTGCTGCCGCCTGATCACTTCTTCGCGGTTCTTTATAAAGATTTCGGTTGTGTAGAGGCCCAGTTTGTCAATGAGTATCGAAAGTTCCCAGATATTTTCCAGCAGTTCCTGAGGATTGCTTTCCATCTCACTCTTTATCCGGTTGAACAACGGTTGTTTCAGTGAAAACACAAAGGTTGCGGTCTCTGTAGCGCTGAAGCCCTGCACTGCACGGGAGCGGGAGATGTTGCCGAGCAGTTCGCGGGCGGCATCCCATTGGATCATCTCAATGCTGACGGTTTCCTTCTGTAAGGCCTGCGCAAAGAGCCTCAAAAAGTTCTCGGACTGCTTGCGGAGTTCAACGTCGGAGATGAGGTCTTCCCGCTTAGTCACGGCTGACATCTGCTCTTTGATCCAGTCCTCAAGGATTTCCTTTTCGTACTTTTCCACAATCTCTGCTAACTTGACCTCATTATTTTTTGCCATGGTAAGCCCTCCTTATGGTTAAGTTTACACTGTTTCCAAGTAGTTATTCTCTTTTCGAAGGCGATTCAACTCTGCCTGCATGGTTATTGCAGTTTGAAGACACTGGCCGTCTACTCCGTCCCCTTTGATCTTACGTTTCAATCACCCCAAACAGGTTCTTATTGAAATATTATTTTACGTAAAGCTCCGTAAAGCAGGTGCTGTGGGCCGAACATTTCCAAATGTTTCAAGGTAGTGGTAAATACGAACAGGATAACATGGTACATATTATTATGGTAATAATAACTTAGACCGGGTGTTAACTCAAGATAAAAGTTTTTAAAAGTTTAAGATAAACATTTCATTATTTATTACTAAAGTTCAGTAATTTCCGGTTAGGAAATTGCATACATATGATAAATTGTCGGATTGTTTTATGTTCAATTTTTGAAACAGGAACCTCTTTAATTTTCATTTAATTTTCATTTGATTTTCTATTACTTTTCGCATACTGTTTTTTCATAAAGATTTTTCGGGTTTTACTTATTTTGCTGATTCGGCTAAATCGACAAAGCTAATGTTTATTCTTTTAAATCATTATAACTATAAGTAATTGATGCAAGTAAGAATCGATTTATGGCAAATATGAAAAATATTATTGATAGCCATGTCCATCTTGATTTGATCGAGCAATATCATCCTCATCGGATCAAATGGCTTAAAGATAACGACTGTATCGTTGTGTCATGGGCATATTTTGAAGGGGTTGATTCGGTTTTGAAGCTGCGAGACTGCCTTGAATATAAAGCTCAATGTATCCGAAAACATTATGCAGACGGTCTTAAATGCTATTATCTTGCCGGAGTTCATCCCCGTTCAATACCACAGGATTTAAAGCCTGAAACAATCGAGTCTCTTCTTGAACCTTATATTGATGATCCACTTTGTCTCGGAATAGGAGAGATTGGGTTTGAAACCTTTGATGCCAAAGAACGGGAGATTTTTATTGCTCAGATAGAACTTGGAAAAAACTTTTTAAAACGCGGGAAAATCATAGGAGTTCATACTTCCAGGACAAATAAGCTATCTGCTACTGAAAGCACCTTGAAAATTTTAGATCATTTTACTGATATTGCACCATCACTTGTTATTGATCACTGTTCTATCGAAACAATCGATGCTGTTCTTAATGCCGGCTTTTGGGCAGGAGTAACCTTAAGTAAGATCAAAACCTCCTGGGATGATATGAAAAATATAGTTTCAACTCATTCGGATAAAATTGACCGTATTATGTGCAACACAGATTCAGGCACGAAGTTTTTTGAAGATGTGCTGAAATTTAAAAATTTCTATGGTGTGCCGGCAGATATCAGCGAGAAAATATTTTATCTAAATGCAGCACAATTTTTCAAAATACATTAAAGAGCAGGAGGTCTGTTATGGAAGCACAGCTAAAT
This region includes:
- a CDS encoding response regulator transcription factor; this translates as MNVKDRTILVVDDNEAGRYSISHILRQAGFKVKEAATGAEALEISAQKPDLVVLDINLPDINGLEVCKRIKESPVTATIPVLHLSATFIDTKSRVTGLDSGADGYLVQPVGSDELLATINALLRMKSAEEKAKKAVEEHDRTIKQLKEALLQVKTLSDLLPICMHCKKIRDDQGYWNQIEEYINKYTDTRFSHCICEDCMKNLYPEYWEETKKGKAVDNSGDSVDAK
- a CDS encoding response regulator translates to MDMLIMKVAIRYEQDIVLARQKARQIAEQLGLDKIVQARISSAVSEIVRNAFQYASGGEAEFQIKSSRDSQAFIIRISDRGPGIENLNEVLDGKYKSQTGMGRGILGARRLMDDFLIEAAPGKGTVVTLIKTLPAKIPSLTGEMVSKIAEKLRSKEPENPFVEIQQQNQELVQTLHELQLKQEELERVNQELEDTNRGVLALYAEIDEKSNRIRSESEIRTQFFSGMSHELRTPINSILSLSRLLIDRTDGDLTKEQERQVFYIKTASESLSSLINDLLDLSKIQAGKITPNISDFTVTQVFSALRGMIKPLLGNTPVALVIEETEGIPLLNSDEGKLSQILRNLTSNAIKFTETGEVRISAHFAPDRGTVFFSVADTGIGIASEDIERIFEEYTQVSTKLQAKVKGTGLGLSLSKKLAEFLGGSMSVESMPGSGSKFSFEIPVDFSKKDKTEKEKKAVVEVDVTRKQVLVLEDNPATMLVYETYLRGSGFEVVQARTSKQATELLGSIKPLAIILDILLEKEVGWDFLQRLKMNPDTSDIPVIVVSVIDEKEKGVALGADDYCVKPVERDWLLKKLLSLSTRTGFEKILVIDDEDVARYLLRSHLANTKYTVIEASNGEEGIRLAREQQPDIIFLDLVMPGLSGFETLDRLKSIPETMDIPVIVNTSKILTGEEKAILEKNTSDILMKKTSSREEAIARVREALIRISEKKE
- a CDS encoding SpoIIE family protein phosphatase, which gives rise to MNDMKIIPVFNQTFRTEVTEMSQVGEARRMAFEISAFIGLSETEAGTVSIIVSEIAKNLIKHAGCGEVLISPVQYRDEFWIDILGLDKGPGIAGMAQCMQDGYSTTGSPGTGLGAVKRLSTIFDIISAPAAGTAVLSRLIRKQEKVKQLPPLMDIGVVNVPINSEQVSGDGWAVAESSGRTVLMAADGLGHGVLASDAARAAEKVFREQSFLGPTELLEYIHNSIKHTRGAAVAIAEVTHAKNMLKYSGIGNITGILHTAEKSRNMVSMNGTAGGEARKMQEFAYPFAPAENSRQPLIIMHSDGIATISALDRYPGIENRHPALIAGIVYKDFRRGRDDAMVLVAKKRP
- a CDS encoding anti-sigma regulatory factor — encoded protein: MIVTGNEKIELAASEDIVRARLAVRKKLVDLKFSLIDQTKMVTAASEIARNAIDYGGGGTLTLEELADGGKAGLRLIFEDHGPGIADIDLAMKDGYTSACGLGLGLSGSKRLVNEFSIDSVPGRGTIIILVRWKI
- a CDS encoding STAS domain-containing protein, coding for MERIPIIRMGEFLLVTIQVDMYDRLAMALQDDLTKSIVKNGSKGVLIDISSVDMVDSFIGRMLGNIASTSRILDADTVITGMRPSVAITMVELGLSLEGVMTALNVDQGIGILRKMISAGQEGTGS
- a CDS encoding STAS domain-containing protein, translated to MAKNNEVKLAEIVEKYEKEILEDWIKEQMSAVTKREDLISDVELRKQSENFLRLFAQALQKETVSIEMIQWDAARELLGNISRSRAVQGFSATETATFVFSLKQPLFNRIKSEMESNPQELLENIWELSILIDKLGLYTTEIFIKNREEVIRRQQMEMIELSTPVVKIWEGVLAIPLIGTLDSARTQVIMETLLQEIVNTGSSIAIIDITGVPTVDTLVAQHLLKTVAAARLMGAECIVSGIRPQIAQTMVHLGVAFGDVITKASLADAINLAMKKTGFIVTRPQA
- a CDS encoding TatD family hydrolase — protein: MANMKNIIDSHVHLDLIEQYHPHRIKWLKDNDCIVVSWAYFEGVDSVLKLRDCLEYKAQCIRKHYADGLKCYYLAGVHPRSIPQDLKPETIESLLEPYIDDPLCLGIGEIGFETFDAKEREIFIAQIELGKNFLKRGKIIGVHTSRTNKLSATESTLKILDHFTDIAPSLVIDHCSIETIDAVLNAGFWAGVTLSKIKTSWDDMKNIVSTHSDKIDRIMCNTDSGTKFFEDVLKFKNFYGVPADISEKIFYLNAAQFFKIH